A window from Plodia interpunctella isolate USDA-ARS_2022_Savannah chromosome 2, ilPloInte3.2, whole genome shotgun sequence encodes these proteins:
- the LOC128679673 gene encoding venom carboxylesterase-6-like — MWVNLSILSMVAALIFGQNTPPQVTISQGTIVGSEADDGNYFEFHGIPYADSTSGSHRFKAPLPPPSFQDTFIANRKNVRCVRALGVGYEGTEDCLVADVYTPTLDNDAYLPVMVWVKGKEFDKVYEQELTFKNFMDNGVIVVSLTFRESILGFLCLGTETAPGNAGLKDIIAGLQWVQQNIIEFGGNPQDVTLFGHGSGAAAVDLITMSPTAQGLVHKAISQSGNAFAPWAVTRDNLEYAVQVAEALGHTVDDIETLSEVFTRTSVAALMAVINELDLTDNSLAFAPCIEKENLDNVVPFLTKSPYTILLNNDFLQIPFMTGFVDQEGTIRAEEALESDWIKKMETDFKDFIQADLKFENEEQENQIANEIRQFYFGQGSNIDISEYLTYHGDTMILVSTIREARLRSTATNAPIYLYQFSYKGELGKPFVGPIPLDSATHSEELAYMFYESPDETVPVRDLTVGEILVERWTNFAKSGVPTTQISLVEWKPFTVQDPNYLRILDNDEVSNEVNANLEVSLANPHQNTVNFWNGIYEEHFLDAEGKWTLDNRNDDDDEGSGGEDDGDGDGNGDGDGDGNGDGDGNGDGDGNGDGDGNGDGEPDSASTAVGYTFLIISLFSILSNIHSTQILS, encoded by the exons ATGTGGGtgaatttaagtattttatccATGGTGGCTGCCCTTATCTTTGGACAAAATACGCCACCACAAGTGACAATATCTCAAGGTACAATTGTTGGTTCAGAAGCTGATGatggaaattattttgagTTTCATGGAATTCCTTATGCTGATTCTACTTCTGGCAGCCATAGATTTAAG GCACCATTACCACCTCCTTCATTTCAAGATACTTTCATAGCCAATAGAAAAAATGTAAGATGCGTGCGTGCTCTAGGCGTTGGTTACGAAGGAACAGAAGACTGTTTAGTCGCAGACGTCTATACGCCAACGTTAGACAACGATGCTTACCTACCAGTCATGGTGTGGGTCAAAGGAAAAGAGTTCGATAAGGTCTATGAACAAGAATTGACATTCAAGAACTTTATGGATAACGGTGTCATTGTAGTGTCACTTACTTTCCGTGAATCCATATTAGGATTCTTATGCCTTGGTACTGAAACTGCTCCTGGTAATGCTGGATTAAAAGATATTATCGCTGGATTGCAATGGGtgcaacaaaatattattgaatttggTGGCAACCCTCAAGATGTAACATTATTTGGGCATGGAAGTGGTGCTGCAGCTGTGGATTTGATAACTATGTCTCCTACAGCTCAAGGACTAGTCCATAAGGCTATTTCTCAAAGTGGCAATGCATTTGCTCCATGGGCTGTAACTCGTGATAATTTGGAATATGCAGTACAGGTTGCCGAAGCTCTTGGACATACAGTTGATGATATTGAAACCCTTTCTGAAGTTTTTACTAGAACAAGTGTCGCTGCTTTGATGGCAGTCAtcaatgaattagacctaacTGACAATTCTCTAGCTTTTGCTCCCTgtatagaaaaagaaaacttagaCAATGTAGTCCCATTTCTAACAAAATCTCCTTACACAATTCTTTTGAATAATGATTTCCTACAAATCCCATTTATGACTGGATTTGTTGACCAAGAGGGTACCATTAGAGCAGAAGAAGCTTTGGAATCTGAttggattaaaaaaatggaaacggattttaaagattttatacaagccgatttgaaatttgaaaatgaagaACAAGAAAATCAAATTGCAAATGAAATTAGACAATTTTACTTTGGACAGGGTTCGAACATTGACATTAGTGAATATCTAACTTATCATGGAGACACTATGATTTTAGTATCTACTATACGCGAGGCACGCCTTCGATCGACTGCGACCAATGCCccgatatatttatatcagttttCTTATAAAGGAGAACTAGGAAAGCCATTTGTCGGACCTATCCCACTCGATTCAGCAACTCACAGTGAAGAATTGGCATATATGTTTTACGAATCACCAGATGAAACAGTTCCAGTTAGAGACCTTACTGTTGGTGAAATTCTTGTAGAAAGATGGACAAATTTCGCTAAATCTGG AGTACCAACAACGCAGATTTCTCTAGTAGAATGGAAACCATTTACTGTCCAGGACCCGAATTACTTACGCATCCTTGACAATGATGAAGTAAGTAATGAAGTTAATGCTAATTTGGAGGTTAGCTTAGCAAATCCTCACCAAAATACTGTGAATTTCTGGAATGGCATTTACGAAGAACATTTCCTGGACGCAGAAGGAAAGTGGACTTTGGACAATAGAAACGATGATGACGACGAAGGATCTGGTGGTGAAGATGATGGCGACGGGGATGGAAATGGAGATGGCGACGGGGATGGAAATGGCGACGGGGATGGAAATGGCGACGGGGATGGAAATGGCGACGGGGATGGAAATGGAGATGGTGAACCAGACTCAGCATCGACTGCAGTCGGGTATACTTTCCTTATTATATCACTATTCAGCATTTTAAGCAACATTCACTCAACACAAATTCTTTCGTAA